From the genome of Winogradskyella forsetii, one region includes:
- a CDS encoding nuclear transport factor 2 family protein codes for MKLLLTTILLFAITINGVAQDTKTNDINLKVIDSLYQAFSKGDIPTVLSLMDTKIIWNEAESNSLAVGNPYIGPEAVLNGVFLKIGELYKSFTLKNVKLHEMSNNQVLATLYYMITSMDDKEYTVQVAHHWTLKDGKIIQFQQYADTKKLADAE; via the coding sequence ATTTTACTTTTTGCAATTACCATAAACGGTGTTGCGCAAGACACAAAAACCAATGACATCAATTTAAAAGTCATTGATAGTCTTTACCAAGCTTTTTCAAAAGGAGATATTCCCACAGTTTTAAGCTTAATGGATACAAAAATTATATGGAATGAAGCCGAAAGCAATTCTTTAGCAGTTGGAAATCCTTATATCGGTCCAGAAGCGGTTTTAAATGGTGTTTTCCTTAAAATTGGAGAGCTTTACAAGTCGTTCACATTAAAAAATGTAAAATTACACGAAATGAGTAATAATCAAGTATTGGCAACTTTGTACTACATGATTACTTCTATGGACGACAAAGAATACACTGTACAAGTCGCCCACCATTGGACACTCAAGGATGGAAAAATAATTCAGTTCCAGCAATATGCAGATACTAAGAAATTAGCAGATGCCGAGTAA